The Coccidioides posadasii str. Silveira chromosome 2, complete sequence genomic interval GCGCTTTATCCCAGAATTTGGTCCAAGCTGGTTGGATATATACTGAATTGAAGTACCCTGCCGTTTCACATGAATTCCCATGAGCACCTTCCGCTCCAATTGACGCCGCGAGGCGATCTACCTCAGCAAGATATCCAGCCCTGTTTTCTAGGAACGATTCAACCCTGCCAAATTTGCTATAACTGGCTTCAGTCTCGAgttcttcttctccatgACCGAGGCGAAGGAGATGGCGTGCATCAATATCTAGGGCAATAATTTTCTGGAAAAGTTGGTTAAGTGCCTGATTGCTATGGGCCACCAGTAGCGTGCGCTCGCTGGGGAAATTGTGGTATATGTTGCTGATGATCTGTGTTGCAACGTCAGTTTTTCCAGTCCCTGGAGGTCCGACGACTATGGTAAGCCCCGGCTGAGTGCCCGAAACAATGGCATTGACCTGGGCAGGTGTAAATCGTATTTTGTTCAACTTTGGCGCGTCCATAGGGTAAGGTCCTTGATTACTAGGCTTGTACGTAGAGGCACGGACTGACGCTGCTGCAGGCTGCACAGATTCGGCACGATCTCGTCTCCTTTTCTTCGAGGGGTTTAAAGTCTCCCCCTTAGATGGGTTGTCTCTCATTTCCAGTACATATGGTGGCCCGAAACTGGAATTATTGTTTTCCACTGGCTCAATGGTGCAACCCGGAAAACTTTCAACAAGGTGCTGCCAATCCAGAAATGTATCTCGATAATCAATCGTTTTCAACTTTGAGCCCACTTCTGGGTAACTCGCACTACGTGGGTTGCCATAGCCGAGGAAAACGTCTTGCAACCATGATGGAAGCTGTGTGTCTGCAACTGTTAGCGCCTTCACAATCTCCAGAATCGGTTTGAAGTTATTCTCCCGGCCCCTTCGACGCACAACCAAGTTTATCAACGAATAAATATCGGGGTCATCCTTGCCCCGTGAATCCAAGTCTGTCCTGTAAGCTCTGGCATCTAGATTCACAATGAGTCTTCGCTGACTGGGTCTCTGTCGCGAATAACCGTTGTGCTGGTCATCCTGAGGCTCCCGAATCATACGGCCATTAGCATCAAGGACTTGAACTATTTGGGCGCAGCGGACGTGTAAGATCCCAATATCGGGAAGGTTATTGACGGAGTGAAGGGAGAGAGTGGATATAGGAAGTTTAGAGCCAACTGCTAGCAAAAATATAACGTCGTCCGGCCGAAGTGTTTCCCACTCTCGACGAATGCTGTCATTCAGGCGACTAACATCTAGCAGGATTTCAGCGCGAACGTAAGCTGGATTTGAGCTTCCAACTTTGGGTTCTGCTACGTCGATGATAGCCGGTTTGGAAATCGGAATTGCCATCCGTGAAAAGCCTTCGAAAGTCGTTTTCTTTGTCTCTCGGTGTATGCGAGGAAGCATTCGCTTTACAACGGATTCTAGGTCACTCTTAATCTCAAAAAACGATTCCGCCCGGTATAACAAGAGGGATCGCCACAAGAAATCCCCCAGGCTCAAATACTGTAGATTCAACTTTGGAATTGCCAGCGGCCGGGAACCGTCATACGCTTCGTTTCTAATTAATGCTGGTTCGTACAGTGACTTTTCGCTGGGGAAAACGGTCAGTTCAGACGCAGTATCCTGGAAGGATGGTTGACGTTCAAACGCGGACAGAATAATTTCGAGAAGCAATTGGCGATTGGATTGAACACCAGCCTGTTCAGGGTACACAGTCCTGAATCCCAGTGCAGAACATAAGTTTTCCAGTTCAGTATCGTTTAATTCAGATAGATGTGTCTCCAGTTCAGAACGCTTTTCAAGTGACCCATAATTGGCCAGAGCCAGGAGGGTCAACTTTTCCTTGAAGTGTTTGATAGCAACTCGTTGAAGCCGCGCAAGCTCCTGGCAATGGATATCATACATATGTTGAGGAGAGTGTTGTTCGCCAGATTGATCATTTATAGAAAATCCGACAAAATGCTTGAGAAGATGGTAAAAGTCACGAAGCAGAGAGTTCTTTCCGTTTCTAAAAAGGCGCGAGGTGCGAAGGACTGGGAGGATATTAAGATCTTTGAATAGGGTATTCACGTATCGTCGTGTTGGAAGCTGGCTTTCTAGGTCGACAAGCAGTTCCATAAATCTCTCGCAGAATCTAACGTTGTCTTCACTCAATTCCCCGAGTGGGTTGAGTCGCTGCAAGAACTCCAGAAGCATGGAGTATAGCCAAGATCTCTCAAATCGAATTCTGGCTTTCCCGGACTCATCGGCCATATCGTACCGCTTCGTTGATACCCTCCATGCTCGTTTCAAAGCTGCCGAGCGCTCAAGTAACTTGGTTCGGGCGTCGACGCTGTGGAGGTTATGCCAAATGGCAATTGACACCAATGGCGCACATTCTTTGCGAATTTGGAGATTTTCCAATGACTGGAATGCGCTAATAACGAAGGAAAGAAGGTATATCCGAGATGTTGTAGGGAGTGTTTGGTCAAGGTTCATTGAAAGGATACGCCGGAATAAGTTCGAAAGGTCCTCTGGTCGGTCGGAAAAGTTTTCTAAACCCAGTTAGAATTGAAGCTGAAATCTCGGAAGGACCCATCTTACCCCATATCGGCAGATGTTCTCTTTGTTTTATGCCCACAATCACAGCAATCAGCAGAACATGATAATTTGAGGCGTCCTCGGAATAGGTAGGCCATAGGTATCTTGACTGGTTATTAGTACCGTCCGGTCTCAAAAGTCCAATGCAAACATACTTCTCTAAAATATGAAGATTCTCTAGCAACAGCAGAGAATGAAGGGAGAAGCCTTCTGTGACCAAGGGATCCCAGATATCATTTTTGATGGCCTCCGGCCTGACCTTCCGCACCTTCGTTTTAAGCCAGTGAGCTCTGGCCAACGCCACCcattgattttcttgttggAAGTCGTTGACAGTAGGTCGCATATCTAAGCTGCGCGCCATAGCTGGGCGCATCTGTAACCCCATTGTAGATTGAATCTTTCTCAGATGCGCTGAAGTTGCGTGCTGCTCTCATCAGGCGTGATGGCCGAAGCTGGCATTTGAGTTACGCTTTACAAAATTACAGCTTACGATACGCAAGGCTTCCTGGGCCCAGCGCCAGCGGTGGCGTAACACTATAATTACCATACAGAGCGGCGCCATTGAGCTCCTGCACCACGCTCAAAGCTACTAGTGTCCTTCAACTCTCATTAACACCACTCAACCCACCCGGTGCTGGCTGCTTTCTTACCGGTAGTGCCTTGAAGATGGCTGTCGGGGACATTCGCGCTGTTCAGATCTATCGAAGACGTGTTCAGGTACTGCTGGACAGAGCGACGAAAGTGAAGCAGGGCTCCGAAATAGAACCGTCGATAACAGAGTCTGATTTGGGAGATGCAATCAACGAAGTTGATGACGGCGAAGAAGAGGCATTAAAGAACCAGAGTTCCCAGCCGGCCTATGCAGCAGTAGAGACAGCTTTCCGCGAGAAGTTTTATCACTTACTGGTTGGTTGGATTATCAACCTTTTCTGCAGAGTCTGAGCTAATTCTTAATTTGCGATCCAAGGCCACGACGTCTATCAACAAGCCCGAGTTTGTTCACATGTGGAATCTACTTGATGTTGTGTCTATATTCTCCGACAATGGTAGAATCCCAGTGGAGCTCGCTGTCTCGTTCCACGCTGACACCTTACCCTTTAGAGCGATGCGAACCCGGTCTTATTTTCTGGCTCATAGAGGAGCTACTCGATAGTCAAACCATCGACGGCTGCCGTAAAGTGTTCGACTATTTAGAATCCAGGCGGGAACGTAATACGGCTGTAAGTTTAGTGGATATGCGTCATTGTCTTTGAAGATGGACCTCCTAATTTTGGAGCAGAAACATTTCAAGCAGAAGAGCTTAATTATTCTCCGTTCATGCAATGAATTGCTGCGACGACTCTCACGAGCGGAAGATACGGTATTCTGCGGACGGGTGTtcatttttctctttcaatcATTTCCTTTGGGAGACAAGAGCTCGGTTAATTTGCGAGGAGAATATCATACAGAAAACGTTACAACATTTGACGAACCGCCAAAACACATCGCTGCCAATGAAGACGCCGACGATGTAGAGATGAAAGATGCAGAAGCGCAAAAGCCTTCAGACAACTCATCAAAAACGGACGCAGCAGCTTCTTCTCAAGGAGGTTCTGTCTCCCCCGAAATCGATGGTCAGCGATCAAAGCAATCGACCGATCACCAAGCTGAAGATACATCGATTGATATGGACGCTTTATATCCGGTATTCTGGGGATTACAAGCGAACTTTTCGGCTCCTACACGGCTTTTTGATCACGAGCATTTTGCTTCTTTCAAAAAGGGGCTCGAATCCACCATTTCAAGTTTCCAAAAGGTTAGCATTGACTTGGAAAAGCGCGGCATGACAAAGGGCTCAGAAGAAACATCACGGCGTGGGCTGAAGCGGAAGCGGGGTGAAACCGGGCCTGAAACCGCAAATACATTCAACCCAAAATATCTCACGAGCCGGGACTTGTTCGAATTAGAGGTATGCTCTTTAATGTCTACTGGTATTACTTTTTTGGTTGATGTGCTTACCTAAATTTAGGTTAACGACGTCGCATTTCGAAGACATATACTTGTCCAGTCGCTTATTCTTCTCGATTTCCTAATTTCTCTCTCACCGAAGGCGAAAGCCAAACTTGCGGATGCTACAAATAAATCAGTTCTCTATGGCTATGTGCTTAGCGACGAAGATGTGAGTAGAAAAGCCATTTTCAGATTTTAGCTGCTTACGCATAATCTCTATAGGCGAAATGGGCAAATCAAATGAAGTCCTCCATCGCGAGCTACCTGCAGCAAGGTCTCGATGGGAAGTTCTATTATCGCATGGTAGACACCGTCCTGACGAGAGATAAAAACTGGGCCCGTTGGAAGGCCGAAGGATGCCCACCTATTGAGAAACCCCCAATTCAAATTCAAGACTATCTAGATACCCAGTCCTCTACTACCAAATTAACTACAAATAAACGGCTCCGGGCGACGCCACTCGGCTCCTTGGACCTTAAATTCTTGTCGGAAGAAGCAAATTTAGGCAATCTTGATCGCCTCATGGAGCCTGACAGGTAAATTTCCAGGGAGAATGGGCCGAGTCCACAGGTAATGATGCTAATTGGGTATTAGGTTTAGAAATCCAGGGGCCGAGTCATACATGCGGGGTATCACGGACGATGAATTCAATCTCGACATGGCTCAAAACAGTGacgaaaaagaagaagctgcaaaagcaaaagcaagCAAGATATGGAGAGTCTTACGGCTGTCCTCGCGCAGCAAGTTGAATCGGTTCGATAAAATCGAAGACGGCAGAAATTTGAAGATCCTTTTTGAAAATCCGCCTCCTCCGGAGAAGGCGGTTGCGGAAGCGGAAGATGGAGCTGATGGTCATAAAGACGACTCAGTAAAGAATCCGCCAACCAAGGAGAATGATGCTGTTACGGAGTGAGATCCCCTTTCTCTCCGTGACGTCGATCATTCAGCAAGTTGAGAGTGCTAAGCTCTGGATGTGAGCCTCAGCCATTTGCTATATGATGCCAACCCTAAGCCAGGGCCGAGATCTTAATACGTTTCCTAGGAAAGGAGCACAAAAGTGTTGAAGATTGCCCCGTTAAAACCGCTGATAAAAATACAGATTTCGCCACGATCGTTGACCGTCACCCCAAGTGTGCGGTCCGATTTGAGCATTTCTTTGGGAGATCATCCGTGAAAGTCCAGAGTACTCCTTTCTAGAGCTCTGAAATTTCCGTTGATGATTAACGTGGGATTTTTTTTACTAGTGTCTACTGGGGAAATAACGACGTTTATGCGTCGATCAGAGGATCTAGTGTACGAAATTGGTGCTGGTACGGTGCAGCACCATGAAAAATCGGATAAACCCCAGTTGCATATTCCCTTTTCTGTGAGAGACGATAATGAAGGAAGAATTGGGCTATGATCTACCCAGTTATCTGGCGAATCACCTATGGTCCGGTGGTAGTAGATCCCACTCATGTCTCGGAGCTCTGGTTTTTATGCAATGTTGTATAGATAGGCGATACTCTCTAGTCGTTTTGCTTCCCGGCAAGGGTTAGGCAATCCGAGATATGCATCAGCTAATTCCTGAAAATATTCACCTTTTCTCGGGACATTTTCCCTTTCGGGGCGATTCAGCTTGACAGTGTGGGT includes:
- a CDS encoding uncharacterized protein (EggNog:ENOG410PKZJ~COG:Y~BUSCO:3722at33183); its protein translation is MAVGDIRAVQIYRRRVQVLLDRATKVKQGSEIEPSITESDLGDAINEVDDGEEEALKNQSSQPAYAAVETAFREKFYHLLATTSINKPEFVHMWNLLDVVSIFSDNERCEPGLIFWLIEELLDSQTIDGCRKVFDYLESRRERNTAKHFKQKSLIILRSCNELLRRLSRAEDTVFCGRVFIFLFQSFPLGDKSSVNLRGEYHTENVTTFDEPPKHIAANEDADDVEMKDAEAQKPSDNSSKTDAAASSQGGSVSPEIDGQRSKQSTDHQAEDTSIDMDALYPVFWGLQANFSAPTRLFDHEHFASFKKGLESTISSFQKVSIDLEKRGMTKGSEETSRRGLKRKRGETGPETANTFNPKYLTSRDLFELEVNDVAFRRHILVQSLILLDFLISLSPKAKAKLADATNKSVLYGYVLSDEDAKWANQMKSSIASYLQQGLDGKFYYRMVDTVLTRDKNWARWKAEGCPPIEKPPIQIQDYLDTQSSTTKLTTNKRLRATPLGSLDLKFLSEEANLGNLDRLMEPDRFRNPGAESYMRGITDDEFNLDMAQNSDEKEEAAKAKASKIWRVLRLSSRSKLNRFDKIEDGRNLKILFENPPPPEKAVAEAEDGADGHKDDSVKNPPTKENDAVTDHLLYDANPKPGPRS
- a CDS encoding uncharacterized protein (EggNog:ENOG410PKZJ~COG:Y~BUSCO:3722at33183); translated protein: MAVGDIRAVQIYRRRVQVLLDRATKVKQGSEIEPSITESDLGDAINEVDDGEEEALKNQSSQPAYAAVETAFREKFYHLLATTSINKPEFVHMWNLLDVVSIFSDNERCEPGLIFWLIEELLDSQTIDGCRKVFDYLESRRERNTAKHFKQKSLIILRSCNELLRRLSRAEDTVFCGRVFIFLFQSFPLGDKSSVNLRGEYHTENVTTFDEPPKHIAANEDADDVEMKDAEAQKPSDNSSKTDAAASSQGGSVSPEIDGQRSKQSTDHQAEDTSIDMDALYPVFWGLQANFSAPTRLFDHEHFASFKKGLESTISSFQKVSIDLEKRGMTKGSEETSRRGLKRKRGETGPETANTFNPKYLTSRDLFELEVNDVAFRRHILVQSLILLDFLISLSPKAKAKLADATNKSVLYGYVLSDEDAKWANQMKSSIASYLQQGLDGKFYYRMVDTVLTRDKNWARWKAEGCPPIEKPPIQIQDYLDTQSSTTKLTTNKRLRATPLGSLDLKFLSEEANLGNLDRLMEPDRFRNPGAESYMRGITDDEFNLDMAQNSDEKEEAAKAKASKIWRVLRLSSRSKLNRFDKIEDGRNLKILFENPPPPEKAVAEAEDGADGHKDDSVKNPPTKENDAVTE
- a CDS encoding uncharacterized protein (EggNog:ENOG410PJWA~COG:L~BUSCO:302at33183) — its product is MGLQMRPAMARSLDMRPTVNDFQQENQWVALARAHWLKTKVRKVRPEAIKNDIWDPLVTEGFSLHSLLLLENLHILEKYLWPTYSEDASNYHVLLIAVIVGIKQREHLPIWENFSDRPEDLSNLFRRILSMNLDQTLPTTSRIYLLSFVISAFQSLENLQIRKECAPLVSIAIWHNLHSVDARTKLLERSAALKRAWRVSTKRYDMADESGKARIRFERSWLYSMLLEFLQRLNPLGELSEDNVRFCERFMELLVDLESQLPTRRYVNTLFKDLNILPVLRTSRLFRNGKNSLLRDFYHLLKHFVGFSINDQSGEQHSPQHMYDIHCQELARLQRVAIKHFKEKLTLLALANYGSLEKRSELETHLSELNDTELENLCSALGFRTVYPEQAGVQSNRQLLLEIILSAFERQPSFQDTASELTVFPSEKSLYEPALIRNEAYDGSRPLAIPKLNLQYLSLGDFLWRSLLLYRAESFFEIKSDLESVVKRMLPRIHRETKKTTFEGFSRMAIPISKPAIIDVAEPKVGSSNPAYVRAEILLDVSRLNDSIRREWETLRPDDVIFLLAVGSKLPISTLSLHSVNNLPDIGILHVRCAQIVQVLDANGRMIREPQDDQHNGYSRQRPSQRRLIVNLDARAYRTDLDSRGKDDPDIYSLINLVVRRRGRENNFKPILEIVKALTVADTQLPSWLQDVFLGYGNPRSASYPEVGSKLKTIDYRDTFLDWQHLVESFPGCTIEPVENNNSSFGPPYVLEMRDNPSKGETLNPSKKRRRDRAESVQPAAASVRASTYKPSNQGPYPMDAPKLNKIRFTPAQVNAIVSGTQPGLTIVVGPPGTGKTDVATQIISNIYHNFPSERTLLVAHSNQALNQLFQKIIALDIDARHLLRLGHGEEELETEASYSKFGRVESFLENRAGYLAEVDRLAASIGAEGAHGNSCETAGYFNSVYIQPAWTKFWDKARLETSSCENIIQWFPFHSFFSNAPQPLFKPDASKEEIQDIAAGCQRHLDRVFSELEDIRPFEILRQQRDKANYLLVKEARIIAMTSTHAAMRRQEIANLGFHYDNVVMEEAAQVTEVESFIPCALQKSKNGELPLKRVVLCGDHLQNSPIVQNIAFRQYANFEQSLFLRLVRLGVPTINLDQQGRARPSIAELFKWRYERLGNLPTVENGAEFKLANAGFQYDYQFINVPDFQGVGEREPSPHFIQNLGEAEYAVAIFQYMRLLGYAASKISILTTYAGQKALVKDVLNHRCAKKSLFGLPRIVTTVDKYQGEQNDYIILSLTRTKAVGYLRDVRRLTVALSRARLGLYILGRREVFESCFELKPAFDILFQRPDKLMLVPGEMFPTTRALDADISGTAMEGIEHLGQYVYEMTQAKVKAMGEEVTVMDTAPMDEDGALMRDGVEEFENDAARESLLE